The Cyclobacteriaceae bacterium DNA segment ATGGGTGTGCTGGTATCGAAAAAGGTCCACCCATCGGCATCGGTATCAAACGTACTGGTGATTTGGGCAGAGCATAGTTTACCTATTAAAATCAGCGAAAATAGGGCTATCAGGCGTGGCATAAAGGAGGATTTAGCGTTCTTGAAATTACGCTAAAATGGTAAGGTGAAAATACCCTAATAATGTGAGGAGGGCTAAAGCTGGCCTGCGGGCAGTTTAATCCGGAAAGTTGAACCTTCACCGTAAACGGATTCAACAGAGATGGTTCCTCCTAGTTTTTGAACGGCTTCTTTGGCAATGTAAAGCCCAAGTCCTGATCCGGTAGAACTGGCCGTACCCCGGTAAAACATGTTGAAAAGTTTGGTTTTGAATTCATCACGGATTCCTTCTCCGTTATCGATAACTTCCAGTATCAGGCTGGAAGCATCCTGATAGGACTTTAAAATAATCTGGGGTTCTTGATCGGAGAATTTCTTTTGATATTTAATGGCATTGGAAAGCAAATTGCCTAAAGCAACGCGGAGCAGAAACCGATCACTTGTGATGACAGGTACCTGTAGATCATAGGAAAAATGTATGTTGGCATAATTTTCCAAAAATTCAAACTTGGCATTGATCTGATCAACCAACTCTTTTATTTGTATACTTTCATAGACCAGGTTTTTTCTGCTGGTGCGCGAATACTCCAGTACCTCGTCAATGAAATTTTCAAGTCGCTCAACACTCTTTTCAATTTTTTCAAGATACAATGATCCATTAGTTGGGTCCATTCGGCTTACGGTTACCAACCCTTTTATGGATTTTAATGGCGCACTCAAGTCATGCGAGACACTGTAAACAAAATGGTCTAGTTCCTGATTAGCCTGTTGCAGGTTATCGTTAATTTTTTCAACCCGTGCTTTTTCGGTTTTCAGATTTTGTTCAGCGGTGCTGAGGTCAGTAACTACCCGGCCCACCAACAATGATACAAACATCATGGTACTCATGCCCAGGTGAACGCTTATAAATTGCGTAGAGCCTTGTGTAATGAGCAAGGAAGATGCAAAATCAAAGAGTGGCAGCAAATAGCTGAGCATGAAAATGATCACGTTGAGCACAATGGCCACAGAGAACCCCCAACGCAGCGCAAAAAGGGTAGCGCCAATACCATAGATAAACCAGTACTTATCGAAGGGAAATAAAATGGATAGAGCAATGAATACACCACTTATGCCCAATAGTTCAATGAACGCCCTGCGACTGATCTGAAGCGGTTTGAATTGAAACGACTGCGTGGCCGTTTTAAAATCAATAAAATACAGCAAAGCAATGGAGAGCGGAAGAATAGTAATGAAGTCGGATAGCCAATACAGCCCTACCTTGTCCATATCACCCTTAACAAAACCGTAGTGATAGACATAGATTGAGTTAACACAAACGGGTATCACAATTCCCAGAAACAGAAACCTTAGAAATGATTCTGTATTGCCCAATCGTTCGCTGTGTTTTTGAGGAAATAATTTTTGATAGAGCAACCATGATGTTACGGCAACAACGGCTTCGTGTGTGGATATCATGATCATGAATGGTGGAAACTTGGTTACACCATAAATCATAAGCGTTGTAATGCCATTAATGAGCAATACAGGTACAACTTTTAAGCCAAACCAATGAATAAACACAATCCCTAACACCAGGGGTAGATAGAGCAGGAGTGAGTTGGTAACGGTGCTAAGCTGAAAAGAAAGGTATGAAAGCCCGATTAGTATGACTAACAGAATGGCAAACTGCGCAATGTTTCGGATAACGATCTTCAATGTGGATGTATTGATGCAAATTACCAAACAAATAGGATTCTGTATTAAAATCCTTCAGTGAATCAATAAAATCAGTTTGTTGAGTAGTTGCTATCGTTTTAACGACAAGTAGCCGACTTGTGTGGGCCGCCCGCCCAAAAATTCAATTTTATAAAAGTAGGTGCCTGCAGGCAGATCGGATCCATTGTTGGACTTACCAATGAATAGAACAGAAGCGTTATCGTAATTGCGGCCATCCCAAACCAAATCCCCCCAACGATTGTAAATGCTTACCCGGTTTTCGCGTGTGTCGTCAAATTTTTCAATGTGCTCTATCAGAAAAATATCATTTCGCTCATCACCGTTTGGTGAAATGGCCGTGAAAATGTCAATATCACCCACCACTTCCAATGAAAGAACTTGTTGGGTGCAGGCGGCAAAGATGTCACACACTTCGATGGTAATGTTCTCCGTTCCGGTAAACGAAATGCCTTGGTAATTGATGATCAGGTTGAAGTTACCATCGATGGTTGCTGTTGCTCCGCTTGTAGGTTGACCGATAATGGTGAGGGTAGAGAAGTCAACATTATCGTTGGTATCACTGATCAGGTCAACCAGGTTTATGGTAATGATTCCACCAATGGGCGTCACTGATGTTACCGGTGCGATTACAGGAGGCTCGTTGTCGCAACCGGGTGTTGCAATGGTGGCCGTTACGGGCGTGCGTGTGCTTTCGCAGGTTCCATTATTAATGGCAACATAATAGGTGGTGGTTACTGATAAAACAGGAGTAAGGAGCGTGCTGTTTACTTCTCCTGTCAAAGCTGTTCCGCCCGATGCCACGGTGTACCATCTATACTGCCCGTTTGTTCCACCCGATGCGCTTAAGGTTACACTTCCGGGTAAGCAAGACTCAGCACCTGTTGTCGTGGGTGCAGTTGGTAATGTGTTGATTGTTGCAACTACTGGTGTGCGCGCACTCTCGCATGTCCCGTTGTTAATCGCGACATGGTAAGTTGTAGTTGTGCTAATGGAAGGGGTTGTGTAGGTGCTGTTTGTTTGCCCGGCAATGGCTGTTCCACCCGTTGGCACGGTGTACCAGCGATATTGCCCTGCTACACCACCAGCTGCGGTGAGTGTAACGGTTCCCGTTCCGCATCGCGCAGCTGCAGTAGTTGTTGGTGCTGCTGGTATTGTGTTAATGGTTGCCGTTACAGCGGTACGTGTACTTTCACAAGTTCCGTTGTTGATGGCAACGTGATAGGTTGTTGTGGTACTAAGAGACGGGGTTGTGTATGTATTGTTGGTTTGTCCTGCTAAGGCTGTTCCGCCTGTTGGTACAGTATACCAGCGATATTGTCCGGCCGCACCTCCGGCTGCTGAAAGTGTTACGGTTCCTGTTCCGCAACGGGATGCACTTGTGGTAGTAGGCGCGGCTGGAAGAGTGTTGATGGTAGCCGTTACAGCAGTACGTGTACTTTCACAAGTGCCATCGTTTATTGCAACATGGTAGGTGGTTGTTGTGCTTATTGAAGGAGTGGTATAAGTGCTGTTTGTTTGACCGGCAAGGGCCGTTCCCCCGGTTGGCACCGTATACCATCGGTATTGTCCGGCTGCACCTCCGGCTGCTGAAAGTGTTACGGTACCTGTTCCGCATCTTGATGCGCCTGTTGCTGTAGGCGCTGTGGGCAGTGTGTTAATTGTTGCGGTAACGGCAGTTCGCGCACTTTCGCATGTTCCATTGTTAATCGCGACATGATAAGTAGTAGTTGTGCTTAATGAAGGAGTGGTATAGGTGTTGTTTGTTTGCCCTGCTATGGCCGTTCCACCCGTTGGCACCGTATACCACCGGTATTGCCCGGCTGCACCACCTGCTGCACTAAGCGTAACGGTTCCAGTACCACATCGTGCCGCACTTGTAGTTGTAGGCGCGGCAGGAATAGTGTTAATGGTGGCCGTAACTGCCGTACGCAAACTTTCGCAAGTTCCGTTGTTGATGGCAACGTGATAGGTTGTTGTGGTACTAAGAGACGGGGTTGTGTATGTATTGTTGGTTTGTCCGGCTAAGGCTGTTCCGCCTGTTGGTACAGTATACCAGCGATATTGTCCGGCCGCACCTCCTGCAGCTGATAGGGTTACGGTTCCCGTTCCGCAACGGGATGCACCTGTAGTAGTTGGTGCTGCGGTGAAGTTAACTGTTAGTGTTGCTGAATTAGTTATCGCATCAACTACGTTTATTCCTGAAACACGACACCGGTAATTGCCAGCACCAAAATTTCCGGTAGTGTTAATGGTGAGGGTTGCTGTGGTAGCTCCGCTATATCCACCAGTGTTTGTAACATTTGTCCAAACCGAGGGGCTGCTTTCAATCTCCCATTGATACGTGATGGTTGGATTGCCGGATGCAGCCGTTGTAAGGGTTGTGATGGCACCACTGCAAACTGTTGCATTGGTGGGTTGTGTATTGATAATGATTGGAGGTGTCATACTTACATTATCTAGCCGACCCGTTACGTTAGCATCCCGATACAATCCTCGGATTTCAAGTGTGGCTAAATCGCCAAGAATATTTTGAATCTGTATTTCAGTGGCAGCTGCACCAGCCGGACTATTGGTTGTTTTCCAATAGCCTAAAGAATTGTTCAGCACAACTCTATAAGTTGCCCACGAAGGGGCTGCGGGGGGTTGGTTGGAGGTTGGTGGAAAATAATACAAGACTACACCCAGATTGTTAGCTATAGTTACCTCCGCATATTGATTCGGTGCACCTGTAGTGCTTTGCTGAACATCGTACTGTAATGTTCCGTTGTAATAGGTACTTCGGTTTCCCAGATACGTGGTAGGGGCTACAAAATTAAAGGGAACATATAAGCTTCCTGCACCCAGATTAATAATAAAGGGAGAACCGAATACAAAACCTCCAGGATTACCCCCGGTTCCGCTATAGCCAATTGTCCCGTCAGCATCGTTTGGTGTAGTCCAGCCTAGAGCATTTGCATTGAACGTGCTGCTGATTTGAGCATGGATGAAAAAACTAATAAGAAAAAAGCCAGGCAGCAGAAGGTATCGCATGGAAATGAGGGGTTTGGGGAAGCTAAATTTCGGAAAATTTTAGAATTAAACCGCTTTTAAAGTTGGCTTGTAACAAATTATCAGGAATAGAAAAAAGCGGCCATTCGGTTCCACACCGGATGAAACGCCATGTTAAAAAAGAGAAAAACCCCGAGTCCATGAATGGCCAGTATAATACCGGTTGGTTGGAGGCTTTGATTTTTCTTTTTATGAAATAGCAAAAGCCCTGCAAAGACAACTGCCACCAAACCAAATACAAAATTTTCGGCAACCACATTAAATGACCAATCCATTGCATCACAAATATGCCAGATCAACCTATCGCCAGCCGGGCCGAGAATGGTTAAAGCCGCAGCCAGCATAAAGGTGGCATGTGCTATCAGCTTTTTTCTGAAGTAAACACCAAGTGTATAGTGCACGAATAACCAAACCCAATACATGCTACCAATTGCAACTGACTCGGCCGCTTTAATTTGAATAGGCAAATCTTCCGTATAATATCCGGGAGGGCCCACCTCCTCACCGGATAAGGCGCGCTGATACGAGAAGCGAAGCATGAAATAACCGCTGACGATAACCAGTGGCATCAAGGCATAACTGATTTTGCCAACCAGCCGATGATGATTTAGCTTATTGAACTTAATTAAAAGCGTTTGCGCCACAACGGTAGCTAACCAGAGCAGCATAAATACACTGTGCAGGTGAATGATAGCTGAAGTGGGTGTGGCTAACCTGGAGAAGTAGCTGGGGTAAAATCCAAAAAATGTAATAGGGATGAGCAGGAGCAAGGCCCACGCAGTGCCAGGTAGTAAAACTCTTTCGAAGGGATGGGTTTTCATGTTGTTGATTTGTTGTTTTTAGAACGCTTCCAAATCTTGTTGACGAGCCTGCCGATCCCCCATTCAGATGTACGATTTATCAATCCTTTTATCTATTCAAATACGCGGAAATAAATTCATCAAAATCAGCTTTGTTTCATAGAGTTGAGATGGTCATTTATTGTTTGCGGTTTGATGTTGTTTAAAATTGAGATAAGCGTTGAAGAAGGGAAGCAGTTCTGTGAAAATCCTTCCATTAAATCCATCGAGCATGTTCACATGATCACCGATATATTCTTCAGCATAGTGCTTAATACCAAGAGCCTCAAGTTTTTTGCTGAATTCGAGATTTGTTCGCGGTATATGTTTAAACTCTTCATTCCGACCCCAATCTATTTTTAGTGCGGATAAAGTCTTCAGCTCTGCTATGTGGTCATCGATCATATTGATCGGAAAATTTGTCTCCCATTTTTTAAGTACTGAAGTATTTACCTCCATTTTGCCATCAACGTATTTTATGGGTTGATCGGCCTGTAACAAGGGTTCATTTACATTGGGAGAATACATTCTGCAAAGACTTGCGTAAAGCATTTCAAAAAACGGAAACTTTTCAAAATCGTAGTAGGGCACGGCATTGCGTAAAGAGTCCATATTTGTTTGCTGGGTAACTCTTTTAAAAGCCGGATGTGCTAATCTGAATTCTTCGGAGAAATGCAAAGCACCCGGACTCATTGCGTATACAGCGCTAAACTTATCAGCAAATAGCATGGCAATTTTCAATGCTCCATTGCCTCCCATAGAATGTCCGGCTAACCCCCTGCTGTTACGATTGGCAATTGTTCGGTAATGTTTATCCATATATTCCACCACATCTTTCCCAATAAAATCAGCCCAGTTTCCAGCAACAGATGAGTTGGTATAAAAGCTGCCAAAGTATTTTGTCATGCTGTTGGGCAGCACAAGAATCGAAGGCCGAAGAGTTCCCGCATGTATGGCAGAATCCATCAGGTTTTTAAATCCGATCCACTCCATCATATCTTTATCATCAACAGCAAAGCCATGTAAGAAGTAGATTACAGGATAGCGTTGGTTAGAAGTTTCGTAACCTGGAGGTAGGTATATAGAGAGCCTTCGGTTGGCCTCTTCACCGCCTTTGTTGTTTTGAATAGAAGGAGCCAGAAATTGTACAGTGGTAATTGTGCCCTGACTATAAGCAACCAAAGTAAGCGTTAAAAGCAAAAGAGTGCCTAATACTTTTCTCATACGGTTTATATTGTTGGTGATGGATTTTCTATTTTGATACTGTCGCTTTTTTCGTGCACTACTTTTTTAGTTGAGGTTCTTGCTGTGTGCTGCAATGTATTCCGCCTCCGTTCCAGTTTAAGGGTAATGCGTTGATCCAAACCTGTTCCCGGTCAGGAAATACTTCTTTAAGAATGGCTTTAACCTTTTCCTCGCGTTCAGTAGGTGTTCCATGTTGGGTGTAGCTGGCGTTGATAATTACTCCATTGCTGACCAAAAAATTCAGGTAAGAGGATGCCGCAACACGAATTAATGTATCACCAACAGCCGGACGCTCTGCTGGCAGAAAAGCTTTTGGTGTTAATTTCCAGAATTCCATGGGCGAAGATTTCTCAGCCACCACTGCTGGTTGTTCAATGGGGCTGGGTAAAGGAACTTTAATAATGCGAAAGGGTTTTTCATCCTGATCGGTTGAGGCTTCCAGAATTTTTAAATTTTCCTGCATGCGAGAGTAGGTGAGTTGGTTAAGCGGATGGAGATCTTTTTCTGCTTCATCAATCCAGGCCAATAGAATGGTATTTGAATTGGCGAACCGAACAAACTCATCGGTGTGGCCACCGGTGCCCATAGTAACGTACTTGCCGTTGTGCAAATGCCAGATGTGCTCATCATCTGCCAGGCCTTGCTTGAGCCAGATCACCTTCTTTACATTCATCACGCGCTTGTATTCCGCTTCGATTTCTTCTTTCGTCCAGCCCGGATTGCGCTGAAGTGTAACCGATTCGCATTGAATCAGTACACCTTTCCCATTCGACTCAAGTGATCCGCCTTCTATAATAAGATTTGATTTTATGTGGCGTGCTCCGGTAAGTACACCCATCAGGCTATCCACCTTGCTGGTTTTTCCAGTCAGTTCTTCCTTTTCCCAATAGTTGATGCTATCGACTCGTTCAGGTTCACGTAGTTTCCACCAGGCGTAATACCCGTACAGATTCCAGCCAAAATCGGCTGCTGCCAATTCACCGTTCTGGTTTACTAAAAATGCCGTGCCGTGGTCGCGAATCCAATAGCGATCTCCGGGAGTAACAAAAAACTGAATGGTGGTTGTGTCGATTCCTGCCAATGAGAGCCGACTTTGAGCAGCACGTTTAAGACTGTCAGAATCAATGGCAATCTTCACCGGCACTTTTTCGTCTAGTCCTTTAATAATATCAAACACAACTTCATGTATGGTGGTGTCATATTCTTCCCAGCCTAGCCATACAGCCTCATGCGGTTCAAATTCACCGGGCATATAAAAAGCGGCAGGGTCGGTTTGAGTTTGCTCTTTGCATGAAAACACAACTATGTTTATTATTAAAAAGAGAGAAGCTATGTAGTTTTTCATGATTTAGGGTTTTACAATCTTATAATTTACAATTACAGTAATTTCTTCCTTTCTTATTAGAAGTTCAATCACTCAGGGATAGCAAATTGACATAGTGTTAATTTTTACGACCATAAACGGCAGGTATCCAGGTCATCCATATTTCAGCAAGAATAAGCGGAACAAACGACCAGAAGTATTCTTGCACTACGCGTGCAAAAGTCGGATCGCCTATTTTTCCAAATAGAAAATCCAGAGAAAATACATCATTTACTCTTACCAATACAAAAGCAAGCACGCAAATGTAGGAGCGCACCATCATTTGCCGATGGGTCTTGATGTTCCCTGCTTTAATGGCTTTCCATGCAAAGAAAGTTGAGACAACTGCAAACACGGTTAATAGGAATAGTGATATCCGGCAGGGCACGCAAGGACTGATCAATGAAAGTCTTCCGGCTGAAATACCAATCAGTACGATGCCGAGCATATATATTTTTCCTGCCATGCGATGGAATTTCATAAACCGGTTTCGGATAAAAGACCAGAACTGTGTCGGTCCCAATAACAATGTAAAGGTCCCTCCAACCATGTGCATAACCACCCATAACTGGTTGTCGAAAATCTTGTCGCCAAATATTGGACTTCTGTACCCATAGAAGTAAGCAATAACGTTATCAAGTAAGAAATAGGCTGACAGAAGAATGATCAAAGTCCATAAAAGAATATTTGCTGTTAATTTTATTGCCATTTGATCGTGAATTTGAATAGGTCTAAT contains these protein-coding regions:
- a CDS encoding gliding motility-associated C-terminal domain-containing protein; this encodes MRYLLLPGFFLISFFIHAQISSTFNANALGWTTPNDADGTIGYSGTGGNPGGFVFGSPFIINLGAGSLYVPFNFVAPTTYLGNRSTYYNGTLQYDVQQSTTGAPNQYAEVTIANNLGVVLYYFPPTSNQPPAAPSWATYRVVLNNSLGYWKTTNSPAGAAATEIQIQNILGDLATLEIRGLYRDANVTGRLDNVSMTPPIIINTQPTNATVCSGAITTLTTAASGNPTITYQWEIESSPSVWTNVTNTGGYSGATTATLTINTTGNFGAGNYRCRVSGINVVDAITNSATLTVNFTAAPTTTGASRCGTGTVTLSAAGGAAGQYRWYTVPTGGTALAGQTNNTYTTPSLSTTTTYHVAINNGTCESLRTAVTATINTIPAAPTTTSAARCGTGTVTLSAAGGAAGQYRWYTVPTGGTAIAGQTNNTYTTPSLSTTTTYHVAINNGTCESARTAVTATINTLPTAPTATGASRCGTGTVTLSAAGGAAGQYRWYTVPTGGTALAGQTNSTYTTPSISTTTTYHVAINDGTCESTRTAVTATINTLPAAPTTTSASRCGTGTVTLSAAGGAAGQYRWYTVPTGGTALAGQTNNTYTTPSLSTTTTYHVAINNGTCESTRTAVTATINTIPAAPTTTAAARCGTGTVTLTAAGGVAGQYRWYTVPTGGTAIAGQTNSTYTTPSISTTTTYHVAINNGTCESARTPVVATINTLPTAPTTTGAESCLPGSVTLSASGGTNGQYRWYTVASGGTALTGEVNSTLLTPVLSVTTTYYVAINNGTCESTRTPVTATIATPGCDNEPPVIAPVTSVTPIGGIITINLVDLISDTNDNVDFSTLTIIGQPTSGATATIDGNFNLIINYQGISFTGTENITIEVCDIFAACTQQVLSLEVVGDIDIFTAISPNGDERNDIFLIEHIEKFDDTRENRVSIYNRWGDLVWDGRNYDNASVLFIGKSNNGSDLPAGTYFYKIEFLGGRPTQVGYLSLKR
- a CDS encoding alpha/beta hydrolase-fold protein, giving the protein MRKVLGTLLLLTLTLVAYSQGTITTVQFLAPSIQNNKGGEEANRRLSIYLPPGYETSNQRYPVIYFLHGFAVDDKDMMEWIGFKNLMDSAIHAGTLRPSILVLPNSMTKYFGSFYTNSSVAGNWADFIGKDVVEYMDKHYRTIANRNSRGLAGHSMGGNGALKIAMLFADKFSAVYAMSPGALHFSEEFRLAHPAFKRVTQQTNMDSLRNAVPYYDFEKFPFFEMLYASLCRMYSPNVNEPLLQADQPIKYVDGKMEVNTSVLKKWETNFPINMIDDHIAELKTLSALKIDWGRNEEFKHIPRTNLEFSKKLEALGIKHYAEEYIGDHVNMLDGFNGRIFTELLPFFNAYLNFKQHQTANNK
- a CDS encoding ATP-binding protein, with amino-acid sequence MKIVIRNIAQFAILLVILIGLSYLSFQLSTVTNSLLLYLPLVLGIVFIHWFGLKVVPVLLINGITTLMIYGVTKFPPFMIMISTHEAVVAVTSWLLYQKLFPQKHSERLGNTESFLRFLFLGIVIPVCVNSIYVYHYGFVKGDMDKVGLYWLSDFITILPLSIALLYFIDFKTATQSFQFKPLQISRRAFIELLGISGVFIALSILFPFDKYWFIYGIGATLFALRWGFSVAIVLNVIIFMLSYLLPLFDFASSLLITQGSTQFISVHLGMSTMMFVSLLVGRVVTDLSTAEQNLKTEKARVEKINDNLQQANQELDHFVYSVSHDLSAPLKSIKGLVTVSRMDPTNGSLYLEKIEKSVERLENFIDEVLEYSRTSRKNLVYESIQIKELVDQINAKFEFLENYANIHFSYDLQVPVITSDRFLLRVALGNLLSNAIKYQKKFSDQEPQIILKSYQDASSLILEVIDNGEGIRDEFKTKLFNMFYRGTASSTGSGLGLYIAKEAVQKLGGTISVESVYGEGSTFRIKLPAGQL
- a CDS encoding agmatine deiminase family protein, yielding MKNYIASLFLIINIVVFSCKEQTQTDPAAFYMPGEFEPHEAVWLGWEEYDTTIHEVVFDIIKGLDEKVPVKIAIDSDSLKRAAQSRLSLAGIDTTTIQFFVTPGDRYWIRDHGTAFLVNQNGELAAADFGWNLYGYYAWWKLREPERVDSINYWEKEELTGKTSKVDSLMGVLTGARHIKSNLIIEGGSLESNGKGVLIQCESVTLQRNPGWTKEEIEAEYKRVMNVKKVIWLKQGLADDEHIWHLHNGKYVTMGTGGHTDEFVRFANSNTILLAWIDEAEKDLHPLNQLTYSRMQENLKILEASTDQDEKPFRIIKVPLPSPIEQPAVVAEKSSPMEFWKLTPKAFLPAERPAVGDTLIRVAASSYLNFLVSNGVIINASYTQHGTPTEREEKVKAILKEVFPDREQVWINALPLNWNGGGIHCSTQQEPQLKK
- a CDS encoding DUF2306 domain-containing protein, translated to MAIKLTANILLWTLIILLSAYFLLDNVIAYFYGYRSPIFGDKIFDNQLWVVMHMVGGTFTLLLGPTQFWSFIRNRFMKFHRMAGKIYMLGIVLIGISAGRLSLISPCVPCRISLFLLTVFAVVSTFFAWKAIKAGNIKTHRQMMVRSYICVLAFVLVRVNDVFSLDFLFGKIGDPTFARVVQEYFWSFVPLILAEIWMTWIPAVYGRKN